One Symphalangus syndactylus isolate Jambi chromosome 20, NHGRI_mSymSyn1-v2.1_pri, whole genome shotgun sequence DNA segment encodes these proteins:
- the MYO1C gene encoding unconventional myosin-Ic isoform X5, whose amino-acid sequence MRYRASALGSDGVRVTMESALTARDRVGVQDFVLLENFTSEAAFIENLRRRFRENLIYTYIGPVLVSVNPYRDLQIYSRQHMERYRGVSFYEVPPHLFAVADTVYRALRTERQDQAVMISGESGAGKTEATKRLLQFYAETCPAPERGGAVRDRLLQSNPVLEAFGNAKTLRNDNSSRFGKYMDVQFDFKGAPVGGHILSYLLEKSRVVHQNHGERNFHVFYQLLEGGEEETLRRLGLERSPQSYLYLVKGQCAKVSSINDKSDWKVVRKALTVIDFTEDEVEDLLSIVASVLHLGNIHFAADEESNAQVTTENQLKYLTRLLCVEGSTLREALTHRKIIAKGEELLSPLNLEQAAYARDALAKAVYSRTFTWLVGKINRSLASKDAESPSWRSTTVLGLLDIYGFEVFQHNSFEQFCINYCNEKLQQLFIELTLKSEQEEYEAEGIAWEPVQYFNNKIICDLVEEKFKGIISILDEECLRPGEATDLTFLEKLEDTVKHHPHFLTHKLADQRTRKSLGRGEFRLLHYAGEVTYSVTGFLDKNNDLLFRNLKETMCSSKNPIMSQCFDRSELSDKKRPETVATQFKMSLLQLVEILQSKEPAYVRCIKPNDAKQPGRFDEVLIRHQVKYLGLMENLRVRRAGFAYRRKYEAFLQRYKSLCPETWPTWAGRPQDGVAVLVRHLGYKPEEYKMGRTKIFIRFPKTLFATEDALEVRRQSLATKIQAAWRGFHWRQKFLRVKRSAICIQSWWRGTLGRRKAAKRKWAAQTIRRLIRGFILRHAPRCPENAFFLDHVRTSFLLNLRRQLPRNVLDTSWPTPPPALREASELLRELCIKNMVWKYCRSISPEWKQQLQQKAVASEIFKGKKDNYPQSVPRLFISTRLGADEISPRVLQALGSEPIQYAVPVVKYDRKGYKPRSRQLLLTPNAVVIVEDAKVKQRIDYANLTGISVSSLSDSLFVLHVQREDNKQKGDVVLQSDHVIETLTKTALSADRVNNININQGSITFAGGPGRDGIIDFTPGSELLITKAKNGHLAVVAPRLNSR is encoded by the exons ATGCGCTACCGGGCGTCG GCCCTGGGCAGTGACGGGGTTCGGGTGACCATGGAGAGTGCGCTGACCGCCCGTGACCGGGTGGGGGTGCAGGATTTCGTGCTGCTGGAGAACTTCACCAGCGAGGCCGCCTTCATCGAGAACCTGCGGCGGCGGTTTCGGGAGAACCTCATCTAC ACCTACATTGGCCCCGTCCTGGTCTCTGTCAACCCCTACCGGGACCTGCAGATCTACAGCCGGCAGCATATGGAGCGTTACCGCGGCGTCAGTTTCTATGAAGTCCCCCCTCACCT GTTTGCCGTGGCTGACACTGTGTACCGAGCACTGCGTACGGAGCGTCAGGACCAGGCCGTGATGATCTCTGGGGAGAGTGGGGCAGGCAAGACGGAGGCCACCAAGAGGCTGCTACAGTTCTATGCAGAGACCTGCCCAGCCCCCGAGCGCGGAGGTGCTGTGCGGGACCGGCTGCTGCAGAGCAACCCGGTGCtggag GCCTTTGGAAATGCCAAGACCCTCCGGAACGATAACTCCAGCAGGTTCGGGAAGTACATGGATGTGCAGTTTGACTTCAAG GGTGCCCCCGTGGGTGGCCATATCCTCAGTTACCTCCTGGAAAAGTCACGAGTGGTGCACCAGAATCACGGGGAGCGGAACTTCCACGTCTTCTACCAGCTGCTGGAGGGGGGCGAGGAGGAGACTCTTCGCAGGCTGGGCTTGGAACGGAGCCCCCAGAGCTACCTGTACCTGGTGAAG GGCCAGTGTGCCAAAGTCTCTTCCATCAACGACAAGAGTGACTGGAAGGTCGTCAGGAAGGCTCTGACAGTCATTGATTTCACCGAGGATGAAGTGGAG GACCTGCTGAGTATCGTGGCCAGCGTCCTTCATTTGGGCAACATCCACTTTGCTGCCGATGAGGAGAGCAATGCCCAGGTCACCACCGAGAACCAGCTCAAGTATCTGACCAGG CTCCTTTGTGTGGAAGGCTCGACACTGCGAGAAGCCCTGACACACAGGAAGATCATCGCCAAGGGGGAGGAG CTCCTGAGCCCGCTGAACCTGGAGCAGGCCGCCTACGCGCGAGACGCCCTCGCCAAGGCTGTGTACAGCCGCACTTTCACCTGGCTCGTCGGGAAGATCAACAGGTCGCTGGCCTCCAAG GATGCGGAGAGCCCCAGCTGGCGGAGCACCACGGTTCTCGGGCTCCTGGATATTTATGGCTTTGAAGTGTTTCAGCATAACAG CTTTGAGCAGTTCTGCATCAATTACTGCAACGAGAAGCTGCAGCAGCTCTTCATCGAGCTCACGCTCAAGTCGGAGCAGGAGGAGTACGAGGCGGAGGGCATCGCG TGGGAGCCCGTCCAGTATTTCAACAACAAAATCATCTGTGATCTGGTAGAGGAGAAGTTTAAGGGCATCATCTCGATTCTG GATGAGGAGTGTCTGCGCCCCGGGGAGGCCACGGATCTGACCTTCCTGGAGAAGCTGGAGGATACTGTCAAGCACCATCCACACTTCCTGAC GCACAAGCTGGCTGACCAGCGGACCAGGAAATCTCTGGGCCGAGGGGAATTCCGCCTTCTGCACTATGCTGGGGAGGTGACCTACAGTGTGACCG GATTTCTGGACAAAAACAATGACCTTCTCTTCCGGAACCTTAAGGAG ACCATGTGTAGCTCGAAGAATCCCATTATGAGCCAGTGCTTCGACCGGAGCGAGCTCAGTGACAAGAAGCGGCCAGAGACG GTCGCCACCCAGTTCAAGATGAGCCTCCTGCAGCTGGTGGAGATCCTGCAGTCTAAGGAGCCCGCCTACGTCCGCTGCATCAAGCCGAATGATGCCAAACAGCCCG GCCGCTTTGACGAGGTGCTGATCCGGCACCAGGTGAAGTACCTGGGGCTGATGGAGAACCTGCGCGTGCGCAGAGCCGGCTTTGCCTATCGCCGCAAATACGAAGCTTTCCTGCAAAG GTACAAGTCACTGTGCCCAGAGACGTGGCCCACGTGGGCAGGACGGCCGCAGGATGGGGTGGCTGTGCTGGTCCGACACCTGggctacaagccagaagagtacAAGATGGGCAG GACCAAGATCTTCATCCGCTTCCCCAAGACCCTGTTTGCCACAGAGGATGCCCTGGAGGTCCGGCGGCagagcctgg CCACAAAGATCCAAGCTGCCTGGAGGGGCTTTCACTGGCGGCAGAAATTTCTCCGGGTGAAGAGATCAG CCATCTGCATCCAGTCGTGGTGGCGTGGAACGCTGGGCCGCAGGAAGGCAGCCAAGAGGAAGTGGGCGGCGCAGACCATCCGGCG GCTCATCCGAGGCTTCATCCTGCGCCACGCCCCCCGCTGCCCCGAGAATGCCTTCTTCCTGGACCATGTGCGCACCTCTTTTTTGCTAAACCTGCGGCGGCAGCTGCCCCGGAATGTCCTGGACACCTCCTGGCCCACGCCCCCACCTGCCCTGCGTGAG GCCTCAGAGCTTCTGCGGGAGTTGTGCATAAAGAATATGGTGTGGAAATACTGCCGGAGTATCAGCCCTGAGTGGAAGCAGCAG CTGCAGCAGAAGGCCGTGGCTAGTGAGATCTTTAAGGGCAAGAAGGATAATTACCCTCAGAGTGTGCCCAGGCTCTTCATCAGCACTCGGCTTG GTGCAGATGAGATCAGCCCCCGAGTGCTGCAGGCCTTGGGCTCTGAGCCCATTCAG TATGCTGTGCCTGTCGTGAAATACGATCGCAAGGGCTACAAGCCTCGCTCCCGGCAGCTGCTGCTCACACCCAACGCCGTGGTCATCGTGGAGGACGCCAAAGTCAAGCAGAGGATTGATTACGCCAACCTGACCG GAATCTCTGTCAGCAGCCTGAGCGACAGTCTTTTTGTGCTTCATGTACAGCGTGAGGACAATAAGCAAAAG GGAGATGTGGTGCTGCAGAGTGACCACGTGATTGAGACACTGACCAAGACAGCCCTCAGTGCCGACCGCGTGAACAACATCAACATCAACCAGGGCAG CATCACGTTTGCAGGGGGCCCCGGCAGGGATGGCATCATTGACTTCACCCCCGGCTCGGAGCTGCTTATCACCAAGGCCAAGAACGGGCACCTGGCTGTG GTCGCCCCACGGCTGAATTCTCGGTGA
- the MYO1C gene encoding unconventional myosin-Ic isoform X6 translates to MESALTARDRVGVQDFVLLENFTSEAAFIENLRRRFRENLIYTYIGPVLVSVNPYRDLQIYSRQHMERYRGVSFYEVPPHLFAVADTVYRALRTERQDQAVMISGESGAGKTEATKRLLQFYAETCPAPERGGAVRDRLLQSNPVLEAFGNAKTLRNDNSSRFGKYMDVQFDFKGAPVGGHILSYLLEKSRVVHQNHGERNFHVFYQLLEGGEEETLRRLGLERSPQSYLYLVKGQCAKVSSINDKSDWKVVRKALTVIDFTEDEVEDLLSIVASVLHLGNIHFAADEESNAQVTTENQLKYLTRLLCVEGSTLREALTHRKIIAKGEELLSPLNLEQAAYARDALAKAVYSRTFTWLVGKINRSLASKDAESPSWRSTTVLGLLDIYGFEVFQHNSFEQFCINYCNEKLQQLFIELTLKSEQEEYEAEGIAWEPVQYFNNKIICDLVEEKFKGIISILDEECLRPGEATDLTFLEKLEDTVKHHPHFLTHKLADQRTRKSLGRGEFRLLHYAGEVTYSVTGFLDKNNDLLFRNLKETMCSSKNPIMSQCFDRSELSDKKRPETVATQFKMSLLQLVEILQSKEPAYVRCIKPNDAKQPGRFDEVLIRHQVKYLGLMENLRVRRAGFAYRRKYEAFLQRYKSLCPETWPTWAGRPQDGVAVLVRHLGYKPEEYKMGRTKIFIRFPKTLFATEDALEVRRQSLATKIQAAWRGFHWRQKFLRVKRSAICIQSWWRGTLGRRKAAKRKWAAQTIRRLIRGFILRHAPRCPENAFFLDHVRTSFLLNLRRQLPRNVLDTSWPTPPPALREASELLRELCIKNMVWKYCRSISPEWKQQLQQKAVASEIFKGKKDNYPQSVPRLFISTRLGADEISPRVLQALGSEPIQYAVPVVKYDRKGYKPRSRQLLLTPNAVVIVEDAKVKQRIDYANLTGISVSSLSDSLFVLHVQREDNKQKGDVVLQSDHVIETLTKTALSADRVNNININQGSITFAGGPGRDGIIDFTPGSELLITKAKNGHLAVVAPRLNSR, encoded by the exons ATGGAGAGTGCGCTGACCGCCCGTGACCGGGTGGGGGTGCAGGATTTCGTGCTGCTGGAGAACTTCACCAGCGAGGCCGCCTTCATCGAGAACCTGCGGCGGCGGTTTCGGGAGAACCTCATCTAC ACCTACATTGGCCCCGTCCTGGTCTCTGTCAACCCCTACCGGGACCTGCAGATCTACAGCCGGCAGCATATGGAGCGTTACCGCGGCGTCAGTTTCTATGAAGTCCCCCCTCACCT GTTTGCCGTGGCTGACACTGTGTACCGAGCACTGCGTACGGAGCGTCAGGACCAGGCCGTGATGATCTCTGGGGAGAGTGGGGCAGGCAAGACGGAGGCCACCAAGAGGCTGCTACAGTTCTATGCAGAGACCTGCCCAGCCCCCGAGCGCGGAGGTGCTGTGCGGGACCGGCTGCTGCAGAGCAACCCGGTGCtggag GCCTTTGGAAATGCCAAGACCCTCCGGAACGATAACTCCAGCAGGTTCGGGAAGTACATGGATGTGCAGTTTGACTTCAAG GGTGCCCCCGTGGGTGGCCATATCCTCAGTTACCTCCTGGAAAAGTCACGAGTGGTGCACCAGAATCACGGGGAGCGGAACTTCCACGTCTTCTACCAGCTGCTGGAGGGGGGCGAGGAGGAGACTCTTCGCAGGCTGGGCTTGGAACGGAGCCCCCAGAGCTACCTGTACCTGGTGAAG GGCCAGTGTGCCAAAGTCTCTTCCATCAACGACAAGAGTGACTGGAAGGTCGTCAGGAAGGCTCTGACAGTCATTGATTTCACCGAGGATGAAGTGGAG GACCTGCTGAGTATCGTGGCCAGCGTCCTTCATTTGGGCAACATCCACTTTGCTGCCGATGAGGAGAGCAATGCCCAGGTCACCACCGAGAACCAGCTCAAGTATCTGACCAGG CTCCTTTGTGTGGAAGGCTCGACACTGCGAGAAGCCCTGACACACAGGAAGATCATCGCCAAGGGGGAGGAG CTCCTGAGCCCGCTGAACCTGGAGCAGGCCGCCTACGCGCGAGACGCCCTCGCCAAGGCTGTGTACAGCCGCACTTTCACCTGGCTCGTCGGGAAGATCAACAGGTCGCTGGCCTCCAAG GATGCGGAGAGCCCCAGCTGGCGGAGCACCACGGTTCTCGGGCTCCTGGATATTTATGGCTTTGAAGTGTTTCAGCATAACAG CTTTGAGCAGTTCTGCATCAATTACTGCAACGAGAAGCTGCAGCAGCTCTTCATCGAGCTCACGCTCAAGTCGGAGCAGGAGGAGTACGAGGCGGAGGGCATCGCG TGGGAGCCCGTCCAGTATTTCAACAACAAAATCATCTGTGATCTGGTAGAGGAGAAGTTTAAGGGCATCATCTCGATTCTG GATGAGGAGTGTCTGCGCCCCGGGGAGGCCACGGATCTGACCTTCCTGGAGAAGCTGGAGGATACTGTCAAGCACCATCCACACTTCCTGAC GCACAAGCTGGCTGACCAGCGGACCAGGAAATCTCTGGGCCGAGGGGAATTCCGCCTTCTGCACTATGCTGGGGAGGTGACCTACAGTGTGACCG GATTTCTGGACAAAAACAATGACCTTCTCTTCCGGAACCTTAAGGAG ACCATGTGTAGCTCGAAGAATCCCATTATGAGCCAGTGCTTCGACCGGAGCGAGCTCAGTGACAAGAAGCGGCCAGAGACG GTCGCCACCCAGTTCAAGATGAGCCTCCTGCAGCTGGTGGAGATCCTGCAGTCTAAGGAGCCCGCCTACGTCCGCTGCATCAAGCCGAATGATGCCAAACAGCCCG GCCGCTTTGACGAGGTGCTGATCCGGCACCAGGTGAAGTACCTGGGGCTGATGGAGAACCTGCGCGTGCGCAGAGCCGGCTTTGCCTATCGCCGCAAATACGAAGCTTTCCTGCAAAG GTACAAGTCACTGTGCCCAGAGACGTGGCCCACGTGGGCAGGACGGCCGCAGGATGGGGTGGCTGTGCTGGTCCGACACCTGggctacaagccagaagagtacAAGATGGGCAG GACCAAGATCTTCATCCGCTTCCCCAAGACCCTGTTTGCCACAGAGGATGCCCTGGAGGTCCGGCGGCagagcctgg CCACAAAGATCCAAGCTGCCTGGAGGGGCTTTCACTGGCGGCAGAAATTTCTCCGGGTGAAGAGATCAG CCATCTGCATCCAGTCGTGGTGGCGTGGAACGCTGGGCCGCAGGAAGGCAGCCAAGAGGAAGTGGGCGGCGCAGACCATCCGGCG GCTCATCCGAGGCTTCATCCTGCGCCACGCCCCCCGCTGCCCCGAGAATGCCTTCTTCCTGGACCATGTGCGCACCTCTTTTTTGCTAAACCTGCGGCGGCAGCTGCCCCGGAATGTCCTGGACACCTCCTGGCCCACGCCCCCACCTGCCCTGCGTGAG GCCTCAGAGCTTCTGCGGGAGTTGTGCATAAAGAATATGGTGTGGAAATACTGCCGGAGTATCAGCCCTGAGTGGAAGCAGCAG CTGCAGCAGAAGGCCGTGGCTAGTGAGATCTTTAAGGGCAAGAAGGATAATTACCCTCAGAGTGTGCCCAGGCTCTTCATCAGCACTCGGCTTG GTGCAGATGAGATCAGCCCCCGAGTGCTGCAGGCCTTGGGCTCTGAGCCCATTCAG TATGCTGTGCCTGTCGTGAAATACGATCGCAAGGGCTACAAGCCTCGCTCCCGGCAGCTGCTGCTCACACCCAACGCCGTGGTCATCGTGGAGGACGCCAAAGTCAAGCAGAGGATTGATTACGCCAACCTGACCG GAATCTCTGTCAGCAGCCTGAGCGACAGTCTTTTTGTGCTTCATGTACAGCGTGAGGACAATAAGCAAAAG GGAGATGTGGTGCTGCAGAGTGACCACGTGATTGAGACACTGACCAAGACAGCCCTCAGTGCCGACCGCGTGAACAACATCAACATCAACCAGGGCAG CATCACGTTTGCAGGGGGCCCCGGCAGGGATGGCATCATTGACTTCACCCCCGGCTCGGAGCTGCTTATCACCAAGGCCAAGAACGGGCACCTGGCTGTG GTCGCCCCACGGCTGAATTCTCGGTGA